Within Schaalia sp. HMT-172, the genomic segment GACCTGCGCTTCGTCGCCCCGCTGAACTACGACAAGCTCATCGCGTCCGTGAAGAAGACCGGTCGCCTCGTCCTCACCTCGGACGCGGTCGAGCGCGGATCCTTCCTCAACACGGTTGCCGCCAACGTGCAGACCCTCGCCTTCGACGCCCTCGACGCGCCGATCGCGGTCGTCGGCTCGCGCAACGGCATCACGCCCGGACCCGAGCTTGAGTCGTACTTCTTCCCGCAGGTCTCCTGGATCCTCGACTCGATCCACGAGCGCATCCTGCCGCTGCCCGGCCACGTGCCCACCACGAAGCACGCGACCGAGGCCGAGATCGCTCGCCTGAACCGCGAGGGTCTGTAAAGCACTGGGGGCGGGCCGCTCCTCCCCCCCTTTCCGGCCCGCCCCCGTCCGAGGCTCGCATTCCCTGATGCGAGCCGCGCGAGGCCGGGGCAAACCTCCTCCTCACCTGTGCCCCGGCCTCGCGCCCCCTTCCCCCGTGCCCACCCCAACGAAGAGATGGCAAAACCCATGGACATCACCAACGACCCGGCTGCAACCCCGGCCCAGCGCATCGAGGCGCTGCGCGCGCTAGCCGCCGACGAGCACTTCCCGACCTGGGTGCCCGAGTCGAACAACCACATCCACACCTGCTTCTCCTTCAGCCCCTATACGCCCACGCACGCCGCCCTGCTGGCGCGCCGGGCCGGCCTGCGCGTCGTCGGCTCGGTCGACCACGACTCGATCGGCGCCGCCGCTGAGATGAGCGAGGCGACCCGCATCCTGGGCATGGGTTCCGTCACCGGCTTCGAGATCCGCGCCCGCTTCGGCGAGGGCACGCCTCTGGCGCAGCGCAAGCTCAACAACCCCGACTCCGTGGGCGTGGCCTACATGACCGTCCAGGGCGTGCCCGCCCCGGCACGCGAGACGGTCGCGAAGTGGCTTGCCCCGAGGCGCGCCGCCCGCCTGGAGCGCACCCTCGCGATGGCCGAGCGCGCCAACGCGATCCTCACCGACCTCGGCCTGGAGCCCTTCGATCCTCAGGCCGATATGGTCGACATCTCCCAGTACGCCAACGGCGGCGGGATCACCGAGCGGCACCTGCTGGCCGCCATGGCCTCGGCCCTGATCCGCGGTTTCGGCCGTGGTCCCGCCCTGGTCCAGGGCCTGGACTCGATGGGCGTCGAGATTCCCGCCTCCCTCGCGCACGTCCTGTCCGACGCCGACAACCCGCACCTCATGTACGACCTGCTGGGCGTCCTCAAAGCCAACTACCTGGATCGCATCTACATCCAGCCCACCGACGAGCTGCCGAGCGCCGCCGAGGTCGTCGCCTTCGCCGACTCGGTCGGCGCGATCGCCACCTACGCCTACCTGGGCGACGTGTCCGCCTCGCCGACCGGTGACAAGAAGGCCGAAAAGTTCGAGGACGACTTCCTCGACGAGCTCTTCGAGTACATGGAGTCCATCGGCCTGCGCGCCGTGACCTACATGCCCCCGCGCAACACCCCCGAGCAGCTGGCGCGCATCCACGCGCTCGCGGCCGCCCACGGCATGCTCGAGATCTCGGGTGTCGATATCAACCAGCCCCGCCAGCGCTTCACGTGCGAGGAGCTGCGCCGCCCCGAATTCGCGGACCTCAACGAGGCCACGTGGGCCCTCGTCGCGCACGAGGCCCTGTCTTCCCTGGACCCCGACCTGCACCTGCTGGGCCGCACCGGCCGCCTGAGCCCCGAGGCGCTCGCCCAGCGCATCGCGCAGTATGCGCCCCTGGGGCGCGCGATCGCGGACGGCGAGGACGCCGCCGACGTCGCCGCCCGAGCAACATCCATCAACTGACGAACGCGCAGAGAAAAGAGAACCATCATGAGTAACGCTCCCGAGGTACGCGGGCTTTTCCTCAAGGCCCTGGGTCGCCCGGTCATCGTGGCGCCCTCCACCGCCGAGCCCACCGTCACCTTCGACGGCCCCCTCACCGAGGTGTGCCCCTGCTCCCTGAAGGAGACGGAGCTTCCCGTCGTCGTGCGGGCGGGGGAGGAGACCTACGAGGTGCGCCCCACGCGCACCGGCGAGCGCACCATCAACGGCCGCGTCGCCCTGGTCACGGGCGGCGCGCAGGGATTCGGCGCGGAGATCGCCCGAGGCCTCGTCGAGGCCGGCTGCTTCGTGTACGTCGCCGACCTCAACGGTGAGGGCGCCGCAGCCAAGGCCGCCGAGCTCGGCGGCGAAGGCGTCGCCCACCCGATCACCGTCAACGTCGCCGACGAGGACTCCGTGGCCGCGATGGCCGCCGAGATCGAGCGCGTCACCGGCGGCCTCGACCTGGTCGTCTCCAACGCGGGCATCGTGCGCGCCGGCTCCGTCCTCGAGCAGGACGCCTCGGCATTCCGCCTGTCCACGGACATCAACTACGTGGCTTTCTTCCTGGTCACTAAGCACCTGGGACAGCTCCTGGCCCGCCAGCACTCCACCGCCCCCGAGTGGCTCACCGACATCATCCAGATCAACTCCAAGTCCGGCCTGGTTGGCTCGAACAAGAACGCCGCATACGCGGGCTCGAAGTTCGGCGGCATCGGCCTGGTCCAGTCCTTCGCCCTCGAGATGGTCGCCCACGGCGTCAAGGTCAACGCGATCTGCCCCGGCAACTTCTACGACGGCCCCCTCTGGTCCGACCCGGACCGCGGCCTCTTCGTCCAGTACCTGAACTCCGGGAAGGTTCCCGGCGCCAAGACCGTCGCCGACGTCAAGGAGTTCTACGAGGCCAAGGTGCCCATGCGGCGCGGCGCCCAGGGCATCGACGTCCTGCGCGCGATCTTCTACATCGTCGAGCAAGAGTACGAAACCGGTCAGGCCGTGCCCGTCACGGGTGGCCAGGTCATGCTCTCCTGACACCGTCTCGAGGCCGGGGCCCCAGGGTGGTCACGGTCCCCTCCGCGGGTGCCCCGGCCTCGTCCCTCCCGTTCCCATCGTCGTTTTCCCAGTGAAGGAGTCAGTCATGACCCAGGTTCCCTCCACCCAGTACGCCATCCAAATCGTCGGCAAGGAGGAGTTCGTCGTTAACCCGGCGAAGCCCGTTGACCCCGTTGGCCCCACGCAGATCCTGCTCGAGGTCGAAGCCTGCGGCATCTGCTTCTCCGATACGAAGCTGCTCCACCAGTTCGACAGCCACCCGCGCAAGTCCGACGTGGTGGCGGGCATCGACCTGGACGCCCTCAAGGACATTCCGTCCTACCACCCCAACCAGGAGGCGGTGACTCCCGGCCACGAGCCCGTCGTGCGCGTCGTGCAGGTCGGCGAGAAGGTTACGCACTTCAAGGTTGGTGACCGTCTGCTGGTCCAGGCGGACTGGAAGCACCTGCGCACCGCGAAGTCCAACGGTGCCTTCGGCTACAACTTCGACGGTGCGCTCGAGGAATACGTCGTCGTCGACGAGCGCTGC encodes:
- a CDS encoding PHP domain-containing protein, which gives rise to MDITNDPAATPAQRIEALRALAADEHFPTWVPESNNHIHTCFSFSPYTPTHAALLARRAGLRVVGSVDHDSIGAAAEMSEATRILGMGSVTGFEIRARFGEGTPLAQRKLNNPDSVGVAYMTVQGVPAPARETVAKWLAPRRAARLERTLAMAERANAILTDLGLEPFDPQADMVDISQYANGGGITERHLLAAMASALIRGFGRGPALVQGLDSMGVEIPASLAHVLSDADNPHLMYDLLGVLKANYLDRIYIQPTDELPSAAEVVAFADSVGAIATYAYLGDVSASPTGDKKAEKFEDDFLDELFEYMESIGLRAVTYMPPRNTPEQLARIHALAAAHGMLEISGVDINQPRQRFTCEELRRPEFADLNEATWALVAHEALSSLDPDLHLLGRTGRLSPEALAQRIAQYAPLGRAIADGEDAADVAARATSIN
- a CDS encoding SDR family NAD(P)-dependent oxidoreductase, which translates into the protein MSNAPEVRGLFLKALGRPVIVAPSTAEPTVTFDGPLTEVCPCSLKETELPVVVRAGEETYEVRPTRTGERTINGRVALVTGGAQGFGAEIARGLVEAGCFVYVADLNGEGAAAKAAELGGEGVAHPITVNVADEDSVAAMAAEIERVTGGLDLVVSNAGIVRAGSVLEQDASAFRLSTDINYVAFFLVTKHLGQLLARQHSTAPEWLTDIIQINSKSGLVGSNKNAAYAGSKFGGIGLVQSFALEMVAHGVKVNAICPGNFYDGPLWSDPDRGLFVQYLNSGKVPGAKTVADVKEFYEAKVPMRRGAQGIDVLRAIFYIVEQEYETGQAVPVTGGQVMLS